From the genome of Numenius arquata chromosome 9, bNumArq3.hap1.1, whole genome shotgun sequence:
CAAACCCAGAGCTCTCCCTTCTACACGGCAGAAGCACAGCAGACTCGCCTCAGCTCATTTCTGCTGCTCAGCGCTCCTATTTTTCAAGCCGTCTCTCCAGCTCTAATGCCAGTGGATAAATCACAGAGCTATTTTAGCGCAGGAAATATGTGGAGacattttgcaaacatttttgctGTGCAACGCTTTAGATTCAGGCTCTTTAGCCCTCATGGTTCAGAACTAATCCAAACATTGTAATAAGTTATCATAAAATATAAGGTATGATTGAAACAATCATACGTTGCTACAATATTAACACTACTTCTTTTAACAGTGCAATAATTTAGTAACTAATTTCatgaacatttgaaaaaaatcacagtaccATTAAACTAGAAGGGGAAGACTGTGGTGGTTTTAAAAACTAGTTACTAATGACTTTGTAGAAATGCATGTGTCACATGCgagctgtttgaaaaaaaaaaaaaaaaaaaggatgtaatgCAATGTTTATCTACACTGGCTTAAACAGAGCATGAAGGCCAGATTCTTCAATGTTGTAAATAGGTACAGTTTTACTGACCTCAAATGGAGAATTTAACTCCAACAGAGAAGCACAAAATCTTGTGCGTGTCCCCTGAAGTCCAGAGGACTCAGCTGATAACTTCAgtggggccaggatttcacccttGCTTAGGTTAAATTCTGTTCTGAATTCCACCTATTTTTCCAAGGGGGTGTAACAGAGCAGCATGTGTTCAAGCCTTTCTACATTTTACACCTTGTAACAAAGatcttttaatatcttttttaacTTTCAGATCTTTGCCTTTAGTGATCAAATGTACGTGTCTCTAAAAAAACTacgaaagcaaaaaataaaaccacttttcctACTAGTAACTCAGTCAAAGACTGGATTGCAGCAGAAATTAGTGAACCTGACCCAGCCAGTACAGGTACGACTTAAGCAAAGATAGATACAGTGGCATGGATCTGAAATTGGGCTCTACAAACCTCCTAGAAATTacttacctcctttttttttttttcattatttactttctgtcattttttctgtGCCTAAAGTCAGTCTCCAGCCATGCTGCAATCCCCCTTCAACTACAGCATCGACAAATTTTCAGCTTTTGAGGCCTCATTGAGCAAACCTGCTGTTGGCTGTGGTTTGTTATAAGAAAAACACAGGAAGAGTACTTCTAGCCTGTCACAGTTTTGCGTGAATGAGCATCACCCGTTGTCTTTAACAACCAGGCACTTACATTAGGGAACTTCCCTAAACATTTCCCAGATATTTGCAGACTTCTGAAACATGCAGAGACATGCCAGTAATAGTTACCTTgttagaaaatatatatacatatattctccTTGTTCTTAGCTCTTATGGTAAGAAATAACaatggaaaaagtaaaattaagcaTCCCAATTATGTGCAAGTTACACTTTGGTGTTAGGTACCACTGCTTCCTTGTCCTGCCAGCTCTCAGGAGCACCTCAGGCCCAAGGGCAAAGATACCTGTTGAGAGTTCATCGGAGAGCAGGAAAGTAGAACCACAAGTTCTTAGTGGGAGCTCCGCTCACGCTTGGGCAGCTGATCAAGGGAGCCCTGCGAATGCTAGGAGTTCTTGTGGATGTTTTCTGCAGATCCCTCACTGCTCTCATTGAGGAGCGTTTCTGACACTTCCCCCAGTTCAGCATCCAGCACTTCCTCCTGGATGGTGAAGTGCACGTCTGGGGAGGAGGATTCGGAGCTCACGCTGCTGCCTTCCATCGAGCAGATGGCGCAGGACAGGGAAGGCACCATGCTCTCCTGCAGCATGTTCAGCATCATGGGGATCTGCACAGATTTCAGCCCCGATATGGTTGGTAGAGGCTTCACAGCTTCCCCCCATTCTCTCTCCTCATCTTTGTAGAGCAGAAGCAAATTGGatgacttctcttttcttttggatTTCATGTAGCCCAGCATTATCCCTATCAGGAAGATCCCGTAGAAAGACATGACGATCAGAATGTAAAAATACTCATTGCTGTTGCTCTTCTCCGTGTTGCGGGATTCAGCATCAAGCATGGCTTGGGTCATGTTTGCATGGTCCATTTTCGGCATGGAAAGGGTTTTACCACAGCTAAAGCCTGGGGGAGAATGTGTACGTATACATAAGATCAAACTTCAGATCAAAGACGTAAAAGACACCTGAAAAAGGATACCCCCAAACTATTCCTTGCTACTTGCAATCTGTAAGCTTGCAGGACACACTTGATTGAAGCTTGCAGTCTATCATGCTTCTGCATTGATACTGTAACTGAATGAACTGTTATTCAGATacagaaaacattaaaggaaaagaaaatacatagtATTAACTCATGTTGAATTCTATGCTGAATTATAGAACCCCCAATCCACacgattaaagaaagaaaactatataGAAATACTCTACCAggtatttaaacatatttttttgctACTTGACCATGTTTCCATAGCAGGGGGAAAGTTAGAAGTATTATTTTATTCAttggtgcaggaaaaaaaatcaaaaagcaactTACGTTGGTATGCAAATAATTCCTCCTTTAGCAAAGCTCAAGAGACCTTTCCTCTACCAAATGCCGGGTGTTCTGAAAACTTTCCTCTGCTGCAGTTGGAATAAATAGCTCTCAAGAAATGTTTCATCACGTGTTTTAGAGGCACAGTTTATAATAGTTTTGTGTTGGAGTCAACAGATGAACTTGAAGGATTGCAGTTCAACCCACTGAACTCTTAacagctgtgaaaagaaaaagagttgggAATTCAGATTTCACTCTTTCCTAACCAGTTCAGCACTGGTTCTTTCAGCTTGTGAATCTGTTCCTTTCACTGCCATCCCAGTTGCTAAATCTGACCTGTTACCCTGAGAGCTGCTGCACAGAACAGAAAACCTGCAAACCGTTATTCTCTGTATGTCATAAAACATAGAATAATATACACGTTAATTTTATAGTAGACACTGTCAAGTTATTTACATGCCTGCTATACGTAGCTTTCCACGAAGAGATGGGGggagaaaacagattattttctttgcctGGGACTAGTGACAGAACTTTACAAAGCTTGTGCAAAACGAAGTGGTGACTTTCTAACTcatgctgcagctctgctttgccACAAAGTGTGGGGCTGTGGAGAACTGAGCCCTGGGTCTCAAGTGAGTTTTGGATGGAGAGGTACTGGTGCCACCTCACCTCAGCCGTCAAAACGGCAGCTATGGGATTTTGGATCCCCACATAATCAGTGGAAAAATACACATTCTTCCCAGGGACAACTCAGAGCTCCTGAAGTTCGCAGCCCCCTTCTGCCAGCGTTTGTAGAGGCAGCCAAGGGTCGCACAGTCTGCATGCTGTTTGTACATAGACCAGGAGTGCTGAGTTAATGCAGACTTTAGTATGAAGGAACGTTAACAACTTctgggcagagggatgctccacGAGTGGCTGCTGGAGGCTGTTGCCGCTGGGCTCCCAGAGCACCGGGGAGGGCAGAGCCAGGATGCAGGCTGGGTCACGGGGCCCTCAGAGTTCCCAGTCATCAGCTCAGTGGCACAGGAGGCTCCAAGAGCCCTTTTCAACACGTAAGCAACAGTACAGGCCATGGGAAGCAGGAGGCCCAGCTTGCACCTTGGGGATTTCACTTCCTTATCCTCGCCATCCCCGTTCTTCACACACAAAGCCCAATTAGTCAGGCCCCACATATGTGATGTGAATGTCACCCCTTCTGCAAAGCTTCAAGGATGTTTATGTAACAGGACACTCCACTTCCAGAAAGTAGTCGACTGGTGCTGGAGTTTCCCAACGGTAggtctgggttgttttttttttacccttgcaGTCACTTGTGGATTCTTTGCATGGACGGCAAATTCTTTTCCAAACTCTGCCCTCATGATCCCTCTGAGGTAAAGGCAGATAGGATCAACCTCTCTTCACATGtaggaaaaagcaagagagaggagTTAAGCAATTTTAAATGAAGTGAAGAATTCAAGAAAAGACAGAATCGTATCTATGTTTGGAACCAGCATTTTCCATCATTTCTCTGAACGActccacaaagaaaagaaaaaaaaaaattacattagccAGATTCCCTTCTCTGTCCCTTAAAATAGAGGATCCACCCTTTAGGATGTTCGTTTTATCTCCTTGCGCATTCCCATGTGATAGCTCAGGAGCTGTTGATGTTGGACTAATGTCTACTGGGATTTCATCTGACAAAATCTGTCTGCAGCACCAGCTTGCCAAGTCTGGATTCTTCTTCCCTGTTCCCGACAAATTACTGAGCAGGCAGCAAGAGCGTATTAACTGGTAGGCTAAACCATAACCCACAGCATGGTTTATGGAAATTTGAGGaatttttatttcacatcttTATCAGTCCCATGTGATATTTTCTCCTTCATTCAGCTCCAGAAATTGGGAATTTGAGAAGTTAAATACAATGTGTCGGGCCTTACCAACACCCTTTTATGCAGGGCTTTCACAGAATGGTGAGGAAACATCCAGCATTGTTGGCTCAATGAAAATTGGTTTGGTACAAGGAGACCTTTCTCTGCTCCCGTGAAACCAGCTCTGAAGCTGCTTGATTCTGGGACCTAAAACCTGTCCTGTTGCCTCCTGTTGTCAGTGCTATACAGAGCTCATCACCCACCTCAACCCAAAGAGCACTTTCGGGCATCCAGAGGCATCAACACCCCGTGGCTCCCATCACTgagccagcagagcagaggcagacTGGCTCTTTGGCAGGTGCCCGGAGGTGTGAATAGGGTCTCTTATTTGCTCCAAAGCCTCATATTTTTCATGTCGTGTAGGTGAAGCTCTGGTACACAGTTACCAAGGTGAACTGCAGCATTCAACAAGAGCAGAGGACAGCTGGTCAGGAACATCTATGGATTTATGCAGTCCTCCAAAGTTCAACTGAAAGATGACTGACTTGCATAATTATGCATAGTTATTGCTGAAAACTCTTTGCAACTATATTTACTTTGGCTAGCTGATGACAACAACTCTTCTCCATCTGTTAGCCCGTGATTCtgaaaaacagtttaattttaaaaaggccTGGAAAGAATCCCTGAGCCTTCTATAGACATGAAGAGGAGGGATAGGAAGACACTGGGGAATAACCACCTGAAAAACATATGCCACTTGTGTACTGCTGCCATAAATCAGCTTTCTCAAGCTGTACCCTgtagaaactgtatttttgtcTAAAAATAAGGCCTAGAAAATTGAAAATTGGAGccttttaattctgtgtttcagaattatttttgttgCTAATTATATTATGCATTGCATAACATAAAACCATTAATCATGgcaaaaatacttaatttgaaagaatttatttttttgcagttaaGGTTACTAGCTATTTCTTGTTTgaggtttctttcttcctttcagatcaattttttccccccaaacttcACAAAATTTCCTCTCGAATTTCACTTACAGGTCCCTTAGGCTTTCAGTAATTGCCACTCATGTGTCCCTCTTCA
Proteins encoded in this window:
- the KCNE4 gene encoding potassium voltage-gated channel subfamily E member 4, with protein sequence MPKMDHANMTQAMLDAESRNTEKSNSNEYFYILIVMSFYGIFLIGIMLGYMKSKRKEKSSNLLLLYKDEEREWGEAVKPLPTISGLKSVQIPMMLNMLQESMVPSLSCAICSMEGSSVSSESSSPDVHFTIQEEVLDAELGEVSETLLNESSEGSAENIHKNS